CTTCGATCTTCCGTACATTTTGCGTCGATGCGAAATGTGCGGCGTTAAACTGAACATCGGGAGAGATTCGTTGGAACCGAAAGTCTATACTTCGCGGGTGAATTTCCAGGAGAGAGAAATTGAGTATTCCAACATCGAAATTCCCGGACGACATATAATAGACACGTGGCTGCTGGTTCAGGGTTACGATTCGACGAGAAGGGAACTCGAAAGCTACGGGTTGAAGAATGTCGCAAAGCATTTCGGTTTCGCCTCGCAGGATAGAACCTACATCGAAGGCTCAAAGATTTCTGAAACATGGTTGAAGAATCCCGACACGCTGGTACGATACGCCTTGGACGACGTCAGAGAAACCCGAATGATCGCCGAGCATTTATCGCAAACGAGTTTTTATGTTTCTCAGATGCTGCCGTACAACTACGGGCAGATTCCCCGCCTCGGCTCAGCGGCAAAAATTGAATCGTTATTTGTTCGGGAGTATCTGCGAAAAAAACATTCAATACCGAAGCCGCAAATCGGCAGGCAGACAAGCGGCGGATACACCGATGTGTACATGCAGGGCCTCTTCGGTCCGGTAGTCCACGCGGATGTTGAATCGCTGTATCCGTCAATTATGCTAAGTTATAAGATTTCACCCGGGACTGATGAGCTCGGAGTATTTCAGAAGACTTTAAAACATCTGACGAAATTAAGACTGGATACCAAAAAAGAGATGAGAGAAGAGTTAGACTCGATGAAAAGATTCAGGCTGGACGCGATGCAATCCTCGCTGAAAATCTTGATCAACTCATTTTACGGGTATCTTGGTTATTCTCGCGGGATCTTTAATGATTACAAAGCCGCCGACATGGTTACCGAAACGGGGCAGAAGATTCTTCGACAAATGATCAGCCAGCTGTCAAATGAAGGTGCCGTACTTCTTGAGGTCGACACCGACGGATTATATTTCGTGCCTCCGCGTGAACATGTCGGAGAAGAAAACGAAAGAGGATTTATCACGAAGTTGTCTCGTACTTTGCCGCAGGGGATAAATCTCTCTCTGGATGGCAGATATGAAAAGATGCTCAGCTATAAGAAGAAGAATTACGCACTGCTCGGCTTTGACGGGAAAATAAAAGTCCGGGGTTCTTCATTAATATCGAGGAGCATGGAACGATTCGGCCGTGATTTCATACAAAAAGCGATTGAGTATTTGCTGCATGAAAATGTTAAGGCACTTCATGACCTTTATGTCGGCTACTCCCATAAAATCCTCAGTCGCGAACTTCCTACCGGGAACATTGCCAGAACTGAAACGGTTAGAGAATCCACCGAAGAATACGAAGCGGCGGTGAGAGCGAACCGCAGAAATCGGAGTGCAAGTTTTGAGGCGGCGATAGCTGCAGGCTTAAGTCTGAGAGCGGGCGAGCGAGTTACCTACTATATTGTCGGCAGCGATCCGCATCAGCCATCGTTTATGAACGCAAGGATCTACGATCCTGGCGGTTCCCTTCGAGACAAGAATGACGAAACCAGAAGAGATTACAATACGCAGTATTACATAAGGAAATTGGACGAATACGCAAAACGCTTTTTTGATTTCTTTGAGCCCGAGGATTTCCAGAAAATATTTTCTACTGATGAAGGCTCGTTGTTTGCGGTGACGCTGGATGGAATCAAAATCAGGGTAAACGAAGTCGGCGGAGTCGATACGAAAATTGAAGAAGAAGAGGAATAGAAAATTCTATCTGAGATTAAAGGCCGCCGATTTTCCTAACCTTCGTATTCTTTCCGCAAAATTTGAAAACCCTCCCGTTCAAGCATTTGTGCGGCGTGATCCATGATCTGTTCCGTGTCGAATGAGAGTCTGAACATCCCGCCTGTACCTTCTCGTACTTTCAGAAGCTCGATATCCTTTATGTTTATGCTTGAATCGGCGAGCGTTGTAGTAATTTCTTTGAGAACTCCGACTTTGTCTTCAACAACCACGTAAAGGTCATAGAGGGGATGCAAGAATCCTTTCCCGCCTTTACGAATTTGTGAACGGCCATATTTGGCGTTTTCAAATTCGCGCTCCACTTCTTTAAGCTTCCCCTGAGTGATGGAGACACGTAGATCGGAGAGCCTCTTAACAAAAACATCGATGATATCATCTATGTTGGCTCTGTTTGAAGCGATCACGTCTTTCCACACGGCGAAGTCGCTCGAAGCAATCCTCGTCATATCTCTAAAACCGCCGGCAGCGAGCGTGTTGAAGTTCTCGTCACGCTTCGAAAGTCCATTTATCAGATCCACGAGTTCTACGGCAATGAGCTGCGGCAGGTGGCTTGTGGCCGCGGCGATCTTGTCGTGTTTTGCCGAATCCATGAACAATATCCTGGCGCCAAGCTGTTGGATGGATTCGAGCAGAGACGATATTGTTTCTTCCGGATAATTTCTCAGCGGGCTGAGGACATAAACGGCATTCTGGAAAAGAAAAGGCTGCGCGGCTTCGACACCGGATTTTTCGGAACCTGCCATGGGATGTCCGCCCACAAAAACGATGTTCTTTGGAATGCATTCTTTTGCTGCATCCATGACAGGTTTTTTCACGCCCGCAACATCCGTAATTATTGTGCCATCATGTGCAACGGCCGCGACTTCTTTGATAACTTCAACTGTTTTATCTGAGGGGACGCAAATAAAAATTACCTCGGGGCCTTCGCTGCATATGTCGGAGACACTTTTCGATACTGTCACAAAGGGTATATGTTTCAAAATCGACTTCTCATTCTGGGGCAGATCGAGCACAAAGACACGGTGACCGCTTTTGGCGAGCGACAGCGCAATCGAGCCGCCGATCATTCCGCAACCGATCACACCTATCTTCTTCAGCGAATTAAAATTCTCAAATTCATCCAACTTCAGTTACTCCGACCTGTTTGAGAAAGGTGCTTGGCGAAGTGATCTCGTGTTCAGCCATTGTTTTGTTTCATCTGCCCATTGTTAAGCGACTTTCCTTCCGATAGCTTCAGCGATCAGTCTGATTTCCTTCATCATTTGAATGAACTGGTCAGGGAAGAGAGATTGCGGGCCGTCGGAGAGCGCCTTTGCCGGATCGTTGTGAACTTCGACCATAATCCCGTCGGCACCCACAGCGACGGCAGCTCTTGCGACCGGTACGACCTTTTCACGAATGCCGGTTGCATGGGACGGATCGACAATTACCGGGAGATGACTCTTTTTGTGTACGACAGGAATCGCGTTAATGTCGAGTGTATTCCTCGTGGAATTCTCGAATGTCCGTATCCCGCGCTCACACAACATAACGTTCCTGTTTCCTCCCGCAAGTATGTATTCAGCTGCCATAAGCCATTCTTCGACAGTTGCGGCGAGCCCGCGCTTCAGCATGACCGGTTTGGATATTTTCCCGATCTCTTTCAACAGAAAGAAATTCTGCATGTTGCGCGCGCCGACCTGAAGAATGTCGGCATATTGTGCCACTATATCAATCTGGCTTGTATCCATGACTTCGGTGATCACCAGGAGGTTGAATTTGTCTCCTGCCTTCCTCAGCAGCTTCAGTCCGTCTTCGCCCAATCCCTGAAACGAATAGGGGGAAGTTCTCGGCTTGAATGCGCCGCCGCGAAGAATCTTTGCTCCGTTCTTTGCGACATTATCCGCTATCGTGAAAAGTTGATTCTCATTTTCAACCGCGCATGGTCCAGCCATGACCACCACCTCGTTCCCGCCGATCTTTACCCCTTTGATCTCGATGACTGTTCCTTCCGGTTTGAATGTCCTGTTCGCGAGTTTGTACGGCTCCGTGACACGGTATACCTCGTCGACCCCCGGAAGAACCTGGATCTGCCTGTGGTCGAAATCGGGTTTTACTCCGATTGCGCCAAGTATAGTTCTCGAAACGCCTGTCGAACGATGGACGTCGAAGCCGAACTCGTTCAAAACTTTTATTACGTTTTCGATCTCGGCTTCCGATGCTTCTTCTTCAAATACCACAACCATGTTAGATGCTCCTTAGATTAAACTCTAATTGAAAATTTATGATTAAGAGAGATTTTTCTTTCTGGATTAACGACAAAATACAATTATATCTGTGAATAGAGTCAATTCCCCCATTGGGGGAAATAGAAATAGGAGTATAACCAGTTAGCCCAAACTGGTCGGGCGTCGGAGAGGGATTGTTGTATTTCGTTACTGCTTTTCACTGTCTGAATATAAACAACTAAGGTCTAATTCTGCAAGAAGATTCAGAAGAAATTACCCACAGGTTGCAAGATCTGATTTCGCGAATAGGCTGCCTGTTCAGGCTTCATCACCATCGCCTGACTCGTTCATTATTTCTAACTCAGTCATCGATGAGTTTTTTAGTTTTCCTCATCAAAGTATATTGGTAAAAATGCTTGAGATGCCGATAAATGATTGTGAGATAACGATGAGAAATCTCTTACCAATACTGGTCTTTTTCTTTCTTCCGACTTATATCATTGCTCAGAACGTTTCCTTCACTGTGATGGCAGCCGATTCGGCAAAGCCGATCAGTCCGTACATCTATGGAACAAATCAGCTGTTAGCCGGTGGAGAAAACTGGACCGCTATGCGAATCGGCGGGAACCGTCTTACCGGCTACAACTGGGAAAACAACGCATCCAATGCAGGCAGTGATTGGTTTCAATCGAGCGACGACTATCTCACATCAGTATTTAACATACCTTCGGACAGTTCCAATATTCCCGCGATTGTTACCGAGGCATTTTATAATCAGGCTCATCAGATCGGTTCTTATCCTCTCGTCACGCTTCAAATGGCAGGTTTCGTCGCGAAGGATAAGAATGGAACGGTTGATTCGTCGGAGACCGCTCCATCTTCGCGGTGGGCTTATGTGGCGTTTCAAAAAGGATCTCACCTTTCGCTTCAACCCGATACAGGCGATGACACTGTTTTCATGGATGAATATGTGAACTTTTTGGTGAGCAAATACGGAACTGCAAGCGCGCCCACCGGTATTCGCGGCTATGAGTTAGATAATGAACCCGACCTTTGGAATTCAACGCATCCGAGGCTTCATCCCTTGCAGCCGACGTGCCAGGAGATTATTTCCAGGTCAGTAAATCTGTCACGAGCTGTGAAGAAGATTGATTCTTCCGCCGAGATATTCGGACCTGTCTCCTACGGATTCAACGGCTATTTGTCTTTTCAAGGTGCCCCCGACTGGAGTACTGTCAGCGCCGGAAAAGGATATTCATGGTTCCTTGATTACTACCTGGATCAAATGAAAAGGGCGAGCGATTCCACAGGCAAAAGACTGCTCGACGTTCTCGACCTGCACTGGTATCCTGAGGCGCAGGGAAGCGACGGAAACAGGATTGTAAACTCCAACGCCACGACGACCGTTGATAACCTGGCGAGAGTTCAAGCCCCGCGGACTCTGTGGGATCCATCTTACAAAGAGCAAAGCTGGATCGCTCAGTATTTTCCATCGTATCTACCCCTCATTCCGAAAGTAATGGAGTCGATCGGCAGATATTATCCCGGAACAAAATTAGCATTTACTGAGATTAACTACGGCGGTGAGAATGACATCTCGGGTGCGCTGGCAACCGATGATGTCCTTGGAATATTTGCGAAGTACGGTGTCTATCTCGCCACATTCTGGCAGCTCAATGGTCCATCTCAATTCATTTCAGCTGCATACAAAATGTACAGGAACTATGATGGCGAAGACTCAAAGTTCGGTGATTATTATATCCCGTCACGAACCAGCGACAGCGTAGACTTCTCGATCTATGCGTCGATAAAGAGCGATGAGAACAAAATCCATCTGATAGTGATAAACAAGAACTACAACACAGGTGTAACCGGCAGCTTTTCCATTCTGTCATCAAAGCAAATCACAGGAGGAAGAGTCTGGGAGCTCAACCGTTATGGCTCGCAGATACATGAGCTCGACAGCGTGACAAATATATCCAACAATGCGTTTTCATACCCGATTGAAGCGGCATCAATCTGCCATTTTGTTTTGCAGACTTCGGCAACGACGAATATTGTCGAGAGAAACAGAACTCCGGACAAATTTGAATTGGCTGCGTATCCAAATCCTTTCAACCCCTCCTGTCGAATCCAGTACAATATCCCGGACAATTCAATCTCAAGACTCGAGGTCTATTCAGTCACCGGTGCTTTAATAAAAACTTTCGACGGGCTTTCTCATTCCGGTTCACTGACATGGGATGGCACGAACGAGAACAAACGGAAGGTAGCGTCGGGTGTGTATTTCGCTATTCTGCGAAATGCGGAACACCTGTTTGCAACAGAGAAATTGCTTTTGCTGAAATAACCGGAGGATCGGACGGGACGCTGTCCATTTTTAAGCTGGCGGCACGGTCTTCTGATCTCAGTATCGGTCCAGTCTAAAATTCTCTCCGAGATAGAGCTTTCTAGCTTCCGTATCGTTTGCGAGGAACTCTGACGTCCCCTCTTTTAATATTTTCCCTTCGAACAATAAGTAAGCACGATCCACGATAGAAAGTGTTTCGTGGACGTTATGGTCGGTTATCAGAACTCCGATCCCTCGCTTTTTCAGGTTCACCACGATTTTCATTATGTCTTCGACCGCAAGAGGATCGATTCCGGCAAAAGGTTCATCGAGGAGCATGAACTTCGGATCGGATGCGAGCGCGCGGGCTATTTCGGTTCTTCTTCGCTCGCCGCCGCTGAGAGCGTAACCGAGAGTTTTGCGGATGTTCGAAAGTCCCAGTTCTTCGACAAGCCGGTCGGCCTGATCCCTTCTTACCGTTCCATTTAATTTCCTGTATTCGAGGACAGCCATGATATTATCCTCAACCGTCATCTTCCGAAAAATAGAAGCCTCCTGCGGCAAATATCCGATTCCGAGGCGCGCCCTCTTGTACATCGGCAATCCCGTGATCTGAGTGACGCCTATGAATACGTTTCCCGAGTTTGGCTTAACCATTCCGACCATCATATAGAAAGTTGTCGTCTTGCCGGCGCCGTTCGGTCCGAGTAGACCGACAACCTCACCTTGACGGACTTCGACTGAGACGTCATTCACAACGTATCTTTTTTTATACCTTTTATATAGACCGCGCGAATGCAATACGCTGCTTTCAGAGAGCGTATAATCCATTTGTGCAGTTGAAGACTCGTTCATTTATCTAACTGCGAAATTTTTGTCCACTCCCGCGGAAACTCCGATTTTTCCGGACGATTTCTGTAGTAGATAAAACCCGCCAGGTTATAAGAGTCTACTCCACCCTTGACAAGTTTTTCCGGATAATATGTCCCCTCGACTCCGCTAATTACCGCGATTCTCTCTATCTTTCCGTCCTTGAAATACATCACGACCCGGTCACCGCTGACTCTGTTAACTCCGTTAGGTTTATTTTTGTCGTAAAGATAATACAAACTGGTTGCGTTATTTTCAACGATGATATGGTCCACCTTCCTGTCGTTCAGATACATTGTCAGTTTTTTGCCTTTGAGCTGGTTGTATCTGTCGGCGAAAATGGAATCGCTCTGCGACACAGCGAACGCCGCGCCGTCGACAACAACATGATCAATTTTCTTGTCGCGGATGTAAACCGTTATGCTGTCGCCGGTAAGCTGATTATCTTCGTGCCAGACGACAGGCTCCTTCTCCAGGACAACCATGCTGTCCTTGGAAAAATAAATTCCATAACCACAGTGCGCGGAAAGCGAGCCCCGAATTATCTGCACGCTGTCCTTCGCGATGAACCGCTCGTTTGCACTGTCACGGTAAGCTTCCATGATCAACGAGGTAATCATCATCGTGTCGATTTTTCCGTCCGAACTCGTATCGATTTGTACGAGAAGAGGTTCTCCGGTCATGAGGCTGTAGTTTCTTTTGCTGTAATCTTCGAAATGGAAACCGCGGACCGTAATATTGTTTTCGAGACTCTTTATCCTGACGTTTACATCCGCAAATGTCTTCTCTTCCTCCCGGTAATAAATAAGCTGGTCAGACGTCAATTGCGATGCTGAGTCGCGGACAAAAACGTCTCCGAAGAACTGTGCCACCTTGGTATCCGTGTTGTAATTGCCTCTGTCCGCGGTCAGGGTCCGGCGCCTGTCGTTTAGATAAACCGCACTATCGCTTGAAACGGTGCTTGTTTTCCCGAAATACGTCCCGTGTTTTGTTCGCAGCGTCAGAGTATCGTCCTCCACTCTCACGTTGCCGTAAAGATCGACGATATCCAGCGTCATGTTTTGAACTGCTCGGTCGCAATTCAGAGTCGTGTTTCCTCGCTGCATTACGACATGACCGACCAGGTCGCGGTAGCTATCCCCGTTTAGACTGTAGCCGACGAGGCTGTCTGCGTGAATCAATCGAACGGTCTGTTCCTGTGCGTTAGCCGCGACGAGAGGGAGCAGGCGGGAGGCGATCAAGAAGATGCAGGGAATTCTCAGCGTACGAATTACTGCTTCTAGATTCTTGCTACCGGTGACTTCTTTCCCGTCCTTTTTGTCGCTGAAGGTAAGACTCACTTTTCAGATTTTGCCTCCCCGCTGACGTTGAATATCTTGTAATTCCTGAGATCGCGGTCAGATTCCATACCGATTCCTTGTATGGTCTCCTTCGGGGAGACGATCCTCACGAAAACATCTGAAGTAACCTTTTGGGTCCTGTTGTTCCAGTAGAGTTGCTGGGTCCATAAAGTCGTCCCGCTGTCGTTATGGGCGTATACGTTCCCGATCGCTTCGAGATCGTTTGTCTGGTCATTCACAATGCCGCTGTCGGAAGTGAGATAACTCGTGTGGACTCCGCGATCGTCGAAAAAATCGACGCGGACACTGTCGCCGAGGTAAGTCTTGCTTTGATTGTTGAATACCACGGCGTGTCCTGCTTTTAGAACTCCTTTCGTTATTCCGCTATCGGTGAAAAGTATCGTCGAATTCCAGCTCTCCTGATCGGGAGGATTCCCGGAAATCGGTACCACTGTAGGTTTCAATTTTTCTTCGCAGCCGGTAAGGACGATAGCCGGCAACTGACAGCATACGTCTAAAATAAAAACAGCAAAAATTCCCGGGAGAATTTTTTTCATGATTCCGATTTGGAAGAAAGTCCCGCTTTTACAAGGTCGTGGAGATGGATCATGCCCGCCGGTTTATGAAAATCGTCCACGACTACCAGCTGCGAGATATTAAAATTCTCCATCAGTTCGAGAGCCGCAACGGCGAGTGTATTTTGTTTCACAAATTTTGGATTTCTTGTCATGACGTCGTCGATAATCAAGTGAGAAAAATCAAGATCCTTCTGCAGAAGCCTTCGTAAGTCGCCGTCTGTTATTATTCCGACGAGCTGATTATCAGAATTAACCACACAGGCGGCTCCCAATCTTCCCGACGTCATCACAAGAATCGTTTCCCTGAGAGATGTCGACACGGCAACCTTGGGGATGTCTTTCCCTTTCACCATCAGTTCCTCCAGTCGCAGGAAAAGCCGCTTGCCGAGGTTTCCGCCGGGATGGAACATAGCGAATTCTTCTTCGGTAAAATTCTTGCGATCCAGCAGTGCGATTGCGAGTGCGTCGCCGATGACGAGCGCTGCCGTCGTCGAGGCAGTGGGTGCCAGATCGTACGGGCATGCTTCTTGTTCAACACTTGCATCGAGAACGAAATCGCTTTCTCTTCCCAGCTTGGACACCTTGTTGCCGATGATCGAGATAATTGGAACTCCGATTCGCTTGAACAATGGAACGAGCTGTAGGATTTCTTCCGTGTCTCCGCTCTTCGAAATGCATACGACGACATCCTCCGGTCTCACCATTCCCAAATCGCCATGGACTGCGTCGCTTGGATGCATGTAAATGGCCGGCGTTCCGGTCGAATTCATAGTCGCCACGATCTTCCGCGCGATGAGGCCCGATTTTCCCATGCCGGTGATGACAACGCGGCCGTTTATTTTCGAAATCAAATCGACGACCCCCGCAAAGGCTTCATCTATTTTATTTTCGAGCGCGCGAATCGCTTCGGCTTCTATTCTGACTACTTCTTTTCCTTTTTTAATAGCATCCATCGGAGAATTCATATCTTCTTCTGCGCCTTTAAGATTAGATCGATTATTTCCCGGACGGCACCTTGTCCGCCGCGCGACTTGCTGACGTAATCGACTTTCGTCCGCACTTCTCTGACCGCATTTGCCGGCGCAGCGCTGAATCCGACTTTGCGAAGGAGCGGAAGGTCAAGGATGTCGTCGCCAACGTATGCGATCTCTGATGATTCAAGCGAATAGATTTTCTTGATCTCCTCGAATGGAGTTATCTTGTCGATTGATCCCTGATATAGATCGACAACGCCGAGTTCCATGGCGCGCCGCTTAACGACCTCGGATTGCCGCCCGGTAATTATTCCGACTCTGATTCCGCTGTTCGTCGCATTTGTGATCCCGAAGCCGTCCTGCGAGTCGAATATTTTCATTTCGATGCCGTCGGGTCCGTAAATTATGGTTCCATCGGTAAGGACTCCGTCGACGTCCAGAAAAATTGCTTTGATTTTTTTCAGCTTCGGAAGGAGTGATTGTAGTTTTGTCATTTGTACGATCCCTCCGCCGTCTCGCCATCTCTACACGGCAACTTCTTCGAGACAGTTTTCGTCATTCCGTTCACAGTTCTCGTCTCAGCATGTCGATCTTCTTCACCTGAGTGAGCAGCGGCTCGAATGACTCAAACGGGAGTTGCGTGGAGGCATCACTTAATGCCTTCCTCGGTTCAGGATGGGTTTCAAGAAAGAGCCCGTCAATTCCAACTGCAACTCCGGCGCGAGCGATTGGGAAAATATATTCGGGTTGGCCGCCCGTTTTGTCTTTCTCTGCGCCCGGCAACTGAACTGAATGAGTCGCATCCAGAATGACAGGGAAGCCGCTGTCGCGCATTATGACCAGAGACCTCATGTCGACAACAAGGTTGTGATAACCGAAGCTTGCGCCGCGCTCTGTAAGCATCACTTTGGAATTTCCGGTCGCCGCAACTTTGTCAGCCTGCAGCTTCATGTCTTCCGGTGCCATGAACTGGCCTTTTTTTATGTTGACTCCCTTGCCGGTTTTCCCGGCTGCCTGAAGGAGCTCGGTTTGCCTGCAAAGAAAGGCCGGGATCTGCAGAACATCGGCGACTTCTGCCGCCGCATCAATTTCAGTTTCAGAATGCACGTCCGTCAAAATCGGGAGCTCAAATTCTCTTCTCACCTCTTCGAGAATTTTCAACGCTTCGTCCATTCCAATTCCCGCAAAAGATTTGCCGCTTGTGCGATTCGCTTTCTTGTAACTCGATTTATAAATGTAGGGCAAGCGAAGTTTTCCGGTAATCTGTTTGGCTTCGGCCGCTACTTTCAGTGCAAGCTCGCGGCTTTCGACGACGCAAGGACCTGCGATAATCACGAGCGGATTACCATTTCCGATTTTGATTTTGCCTATTACGATTTCTCTTGTCATTTGAATTTAGAGATTTTGAGTCACTCCTGAATGAAAGCTGCCGTCGGGAGAACTCTTGAAAAGTGAAGATAGCACACTGAAAACACAGATTCATCCCGTAGAATATGTGCTCAGTCTTGACTAAGCCCAGATTTCGATTTTCATTGATCGATTGCGATTAACTAATGTATGCAAACCTAATTCTTCCGGATAATCCGGGCGATTCTGTCGAATGCAACCCTCTTGGGTTTTCACACACCCATGACGCAGTTTATCGCAACAACGTCTACTATATCCTGAACGCTGCATCCGCGTGAAAGATCGAAAGCCGGTTTCTTTAATCCCTGTACAATCGGCCCGAGTGCATCCGCACCGCCCATGCGCTGTGCCATCTTGTAACCGATGTTTCCTGCGTTCAAGTCGGGAAATATGAGTACGTTGGCCTCGCCCGCGACGGAGCTCGCCGGAGCTTTGCGCTTCGCTACGTCCGGAACGATCGCGGCGTCAAGCTGGAGTTCTCCGTCTATCTTCAAATGCGCCGCTTTCTTGCGCGCAATCTCGGTGGCCTGCACCACCTTGTCGACCAGCTCATGTTTCGCGCTGCCTTTTGTCGAGAACGAAAGCATCGCAACTCGCGGTTCTTCACCGACAAGCTTTTGATGATTCCCTGCGGTGGTAATGGCAATGTCGGCGAGCTGTTCTGCATTAGGATTCGGGACTACGCCGCAGTCGGCAAACGTATAGACTTTATTTGGAAACACAATCAGGAAGAAACTTGATACGATAGAGATTCCTTCCTGCATTCCTATTACCTGGATTCCTGCTCGAAGTACGTCGCCTGTTGTCGAAAGGGAACCTGCGACGCTTCCATCGGCGAGTCCATCCTTCAGCATCATGGCTCCCCAAAAGAGAGGATGCTTCATGGTTTGAACAGCCTGCTCCGGAGTTATGCCTTTCGATTTTCTCATCTCATAAAAAGTCCTTGCATATCGCTCCGCGTTGTCGTGATTTTCAGGATCCACGATTGCAATTCCGTTAAGGTGAGCTCCTGAGTCCTCTGCTTTTTTGCGGATTTCTTTTTCATTCCCGATAAGGAAAATGTTTGCGATCGTTTGGTCAGTGATTTTTCGTGCCGCGAGTATCGCGCGCTCATCCGTCGCGTCCGGCAGCACGACCCGGCGGTTCAATGCCTTCGCTTTCGCCTTGATTGATTCAACTAATTTTGTTTCCATGATTTTGTTTTCTTGTGATTGTTACGAATAATCTAACCTTCCTGCGCTGAAAGGGCAATGCCGCGCGGAACGGCGTGTTCGCGTTTCGGTCCGGTAGCCTAACAGTATCGGCTTGCGGATCACTCGGGATGTCAATATAAATCAGCGGAATGATGGTTTGAAGTGCCGAGGTGTGTGATG
The nucleotide sequence above comes from Candidatus Acidiferrales bacterium. Encoded proteins:
- the lptC gene encoding LPS export ABC transporter periplasmic protein LptC; protein product: MSLTFSDKKDGKEVTGSKNLEAVIRTLRIPCIFLIASRLLPLVAANAQEQTVRLIHADSLVGYSLNGDSYRDLVGHVVMQRGNTTLNCDRAVQNMTLDIVDLYGNVRVEDDTLTLRTKHGTYFGKTSTVSSDSAVYLNDRRRTLTADRGNYNTDTKVAQFFGDVFVRDSASQLTSDQLIYYREEEKTFADVNVRIKSLENNITVRGFHFEDYSKRNYSLMTGEPLLVQIDTSSDGKIDTMMITSLIMEAYRDSANERFIAKDSVQIIRGSLSAHCGYGIYFSKDSMVVLEKEPVVWHEDNQLTGDSITVYIRDKKIDHVVVDGAAFAVSQSDSIFADRYNQLKGKKLTMYLNDRKVDHIIVENNATSLYYLYDKNKPNGVNRVSGDRVVMYFKDGKIERIAVISGVEGTYYPEKLVKGGVDSYNLAGFIYYRNRPEKSEFPREWTKISQLDK
- the lptC gene encoding LPS export ABC transporter periplasmic protein LptC is translated as MKKILPGIFAVFILDVCCQLPAIVLTGCEEKLKPTVVPISGNPPDQESWNSTILFTDSGITKGVLKAGHAVVFNNQSKTYLGDSVRVDFFDDRGVHTSYLTSDSGIVNDQTNDLEAIGNVYAHNDSGTTLWTQQLYWNNRTQKVTSDVFVRIVSPKETIQGIGMESDRDLRNYKIFNVSGEAKSEK
- a CDS encoding KpsF/GutQ family sugar-phosphate isomerase; this translates as MNSPMDAIKKGKEVVRIEAEAIRALENKIDEAFAGVVDLISKINGRVVITGMGKSGLIARKIVATMNSTGTPAIYMHPSDAVHGDLGMVRPEDVVVCISKSGDTEEILQLVPLFKRIGVPIISIIGNKVSKLGRESDFVLDASVEQEACPYDLAPTASTTAALVIGDALAIALLDRKNFTEEEFAMFHPGGNLGKRLFLRLEELMVKGKDIPKVAVSTSLRETILVMTSGRLGAACVVNSDNQLVGIITDGDLRRLLQKDLDFSHLIIDDVMTRNPKFVKQNTLAVAALELMENFNISQLVVVDDFHKPAGMIHLHDLVKAGLSSKSES
- a CDS encoding HAD hydrolase family protein, which codes for MTKLQSLLPKLKKIKAIFLDVDGVLTDGTIIYGPDGIEMKIFDSQDGFGITNATNSGIRVGIITGRQSEVVKRRAMELGVVDLYQGSIDKITPFEEIKKIYSLESSEIAYVGDDILDLPLLRKVGFSAAPANAVREVRTKVDYVSKSRGGQGAVREIIDLILKAQKKI
- the kdsA gene encoding 3-deoxy-8-phosphooctulonate synthase, coding for MTREIVIGKIKIGNGNPLVIIAGPCVVESRELALKVAAEAKQITGKLRLPYIYKSSYKKANRTSGKSFAGIGMDEALKILEEVRREFELPILTDVHSETEIDAAAEVADVLQIPAFLCRQTELLQAAGKTGKGVNIKKGQFMAPEDMKLQADKVAATGNSKVMLTERGASFGYHNLVVDMRSLVIMRDSGFPVILDATHSVQLPGAEKDKTGGQPEYIFPIARAGVAVGIDGLFLETHPEPRKALSDASTQLPFESFEPLLTQVKKIDMLRREL
- the pta gene encoding phosphate acetyltransferase — its product is METKLVESIKAKAKALNRRVVLPDATDERAILAARKITDQTIANIFLIGNEKEIRKKAEDSGAHLNGIAIVDPENHDNAERYARTFYEMRKSKGITPEQAVQTMKHPLFWGAMMLKDGLADGSVAGSLSTTGDVLRAGIQVIGMQEGISIVSSFFLIVFPNKVYTFADCGVVPNPNAEQLADIAITTAGNHQKLVGEEPRVAMLSFSTKGSAKHELVDKVVQATEIARKKAAHLKIDGELQLDAAIVPDVAKRKAPASSVAGEANVLIFPDLNAGNIGYKMAQRMGGADALGPIVQGLKKPAFDLSRGCSVQDIVDVVAINCVMGV